One Danio rerio strain Tuebingen ecotype United States chromosome 13, GRCz12tu, whole genome shotgun sequence DNA window includes the following coding sequences:
- the flrt3 gene encoding leucine-rich repeat transmembrane protein FLRT3 precursor, protein MASNYMSFFVFFIRAGLLLGLANPLMTSASCPSQCRCDGTFIYCNDRDLTSIPSGIPEDATVLFLQNNRIKSAGIPTDLRRLNGVEKIYLYCNNLDEFPTNLPLNVKELHLQENNIRTITHASLAQIPFIEELHLDDNSVSAVSIEEGAFRDSNHLRLLFLSRNHLSTIPSGLPMTIEELRFDDNRISSISEASLQDLINLKRLVLDGNLLNNRGIGEMALVNLVNLTELSLVRNSLTSPPANLPGSSLEKLNLQDNHINHVPPGAFAFLRQLYRLDLSGNNLSSLPMGVFEDLDNLTQLLLRNNPWHCNCRMKWVRDWLRTLPSKVNVRGFMCQGPDKVKGMAIKDLSTELFGCSDTEIPTTYETSTVSNTLPPSRPQWPSYVTKRPVVKGPDLGRNYRSTTPSSRKIITISVKSSSAETVHISWRVSQPMTALRLSWLKLGHSPAFGSITETIVQGERTEYLLTALEPESSYRICMVPMETSNIYLSDETPVCIETETGSLKAYNPTTTLNREQEKEPYKNSNLPLASIIGGAVALLAIIMLALVCWYVHRNGSLFSRNCTYNKGRRRKDDYAEAGTKKDNSILEIRETSFQMIPINHMPVSKEEFVIHTIFPPNGLSLYKSPHSENSINNRSYRDSGIPDSDYSHS, encoded by the coding sequence ATGGCAAGCAATTACATGTCCTTCTTCGTCTTCTTCATCAGAGCTGGGCTTTTGCTTGGCCTGGCCAATCCATTGATGACCTCAGCCTCCTGTCCCTCTCAGTGCCGGTGTGATGGGACTTTCATATATTGCAATGACCGGGACTTGACTTCCATCCCTTCAGGTATCCCAGAGGATGCTACGGTACTATTTCTCCAAAACAACCGCATCAAAAGTGCAGGGATTCCTACAGATCTACGAAGGCTAAATGGCGTTGAAAAGATTTACCTATACTGCAACAACCTGGATGAGTTCCCCACCAATTTGCCGCTTAATGTCAAGGAACTTCATTTACAGGAGAACAATATCCGGACTATCACACACGCCTCACTTGCACAGATTCCCTTCATTGAGGAATTACACCTTGATGACAATTCTGTTTCAGCTGTCAGCATCGAAGAGGGTGCATTCCGGGACAGCAACCATTTGAGGCTGCTTTTTCTGTCCCGCAACCACCTAAGCACCATACCTTCCGGTTTGCCAATGACTATAGAGGAGCTTCGATTTGATGACAACCGCATCTCATCCATCTCAGAGGCATCTCTGCAGGACCTTATAAACCTGAAGCGACTGGTTCTGGATGGCAACCTCCTGAACAACAGGGGCATCGGGGAGATGGCCTTGGTGAATTTAGTAAATCTGACCGAGCTCTCATTGGTACGAAACTCCCTGACGTCCCCACCAGCCAACTTGCCTGGCTCAAGCCTAGAGAAGCTAAATCTTCAAGACAACCACATCAATCACGTACCACCAGGTGCCTTTGCTTTTCTGCGACAGCTGTACCGCTTGGATTTGTCAGGCAACAACTTGAGCAGTCTGCCCATGGGGGTATTTGAGGACCTGGATAACCTTACCCAACTGCTCTTGCGCAACAACCCCTGGCATTGCAACTGCAGGATGAAGTGGGTACGTGATTGGCTGCGCACTCTTCCATCTAAGGTCAATGTGCGTGGCTTCATGTGCCAGGGTCCCGATAAGGTCAAAGGGATGGCCATCAAAGACTTATCCACTGAGCTGTTTGGCTGTTCAGACACAGAGATTCCAACCACATACGAGACCAGCACAGTCTCAAACACTTTGCCTCCCTCTCGACCCCAGTGGCCCTCATATGTAACTAAAAGACCTGTGGTTAAGGGTCCAGATCTAGGAAGAAACTATCGTAGCACGACACCGTCTAGTCGTAAGATCATCACAATAAGTGTCAAATCAAGTAGCGCTGAGACAGTGCACATATCTTGGAGAGTATCTCAGCCCATGACAGCCCTGAGGCTCAGTTGGCTAAAGCTGGGCCATAGTCCAGCTTTTGGATCCATAACTGAGACCATTGTCCAAGGGGAGAGAACAGAATACCTGCTTACAGCTCTGGAGCCAGAATCTTCTTATCGCATATGCATGGTTCCTATGGAGACGAGTAACATTTACCTGTCTGACGAGACACCTGTTTGCATAGAGACAGAAACTGGTTCCCTGAAAGCCTACAATCCCACCACAACCTTGAACAGAGAGCAGGAGAAAGAGCCTTACAAAAATTCCAATCTGCCTTTAGCTTCAATTATCGGAGGGGCGGTGGCCCTTCTAGCCATCATCATGTTGGCCCTGGTGTGCTGGTATGTCCACAGGAACGGTTCCTTATTTTCTAGGAACTGCACGTACAACAAAGGGCGCAGACGGAAGGACGATTATGCAGAAGCTGGAACAAAGAAGGACAACTCCATCTTGGAGATTAGAGAGACCTCTTTTCAAATGATTCCCATAAATCACATGCCCGTTTCCAAGGAGGAATTTGTGATACACACAATTTTTCCTCCAAATGGTTTAAGTCTTTACAAAAGTCCGCACAGTGAAAACAGCATCAACAACAGAAGCTACAGAGACAGTGGAATACCAGATTCAGACTACTCTCATTCATGA